From one Streptomyces sp. NBC_01478 genomic stretch:
- the modB gene encoding molybdate ABC transporter permease subunit — MTPLDTSDAAAETLKGGPRRRRVRMTGRGVPLPLLVPALVGLAFLILPLIALLVRAPWRSLPSQLTSTEVWQALQLSLFSATAATAVSLVLGVPLAWVLARTEFPGRGFLRALVTLPLVLPPVVGGVALLLALGRNGVVGQWLDSWFGITLPFTTAGVVVAESFVAMPFLVISVEGTLRAADPRYEEAAQTLGASRFTAFRRVTLPLIAPGIAAGAVLAWARALGEFGATITFAGNFPGRTQTMPLAVYLALQNDPEAAIALSLVLLAVSIAVLAGLRDRWMTTS; from the coding sequence GTGACCCCGCTCGACACCTCCGACGCCGCGGCCGAGACCCTCAAGGGCGGGCCGCGGCGGCGCCGTGTCCGGATGACAGGTCGCGGAGTACCGCTCCCCCTGCTGGTGCCCGCGCTCGTAGGCCTGGCGTTCCTGATCCTCCCCCTGATCGCCCTCCTGGTACGGGCCCCTTGGCGTTCCCTGCCGTCCCAGCTCACCAGCACAGAGGTCTGGCAGGCACTCCAACTCTCCCTGTTCAGCGCGACCGCCGCGACGGCCGTGAGCCTGGTCCTGGGCGTACCGCTGGCCTGGGTGCTGGCCCGCACGGAGTTCCCCGGCCGCGGCTTCCTCCGCGCCCTGGTGACGCTCCCGCTGGTCCTGCCCCCGGTGGTGGGCGGCGTGGCACTGCTCCTGGCCCTCGGCCGCAACGGTGTCGTAGGCCAGTGGCTGGACTCGTGGTTCGGCATCACGCTCCCCTTCACCACGGCCGGTGTCGTGGTCGCGGAGTCGTTCGTCGCGATGCCGTTCCTGGTCATCAGCGTCGAGGGCACCCTGCGCGCCGCCGACCCGCGCTACGAAGAGGCCGCCCAGACCCTCGGCGCCTCCCGCTTCACGGCGTTCCGCCGGGTCACGCTCCCGCTGATCGCCCCGGGCATCGCGGCGGGCGCGGTCCTCGCCTGGGCCCGCGCGCTGGGCGAGTTCGGCGCGACGATCACCTTCGCCGGCAACTTCCCCGGCCGCACCCAGACCATGCCGCTCGCGGTCTACCTGGCCCTCCAGAACGACCCGGAGGCGGCGATCGCCCTCAGCCTGGTCCTGCTGGCCGTGTCGATCGCGGTACTGGCGGGACTCCGGGACCGCTGGATGACGACCTCATGA
- a CDS encoding ABC transporter ATP-binding protein, which yields MTDFITTPDKGLDARLIVDRGTFRLDVELTAAPGDVVALLGPNGAGKTTALRALAGLIHLTDGHLRLDGTELDRTPPESRPVGVVFQDYLLFPHLTALDNVGFGPRCQGATKAESRAIAAEWLDRMGLAEHAGAKPRRLSGGQAQRVAVARALATRPRLLLLDEPLAALDARTRLDVRAQLRRHLAEFEAVAVLVTHDPLDAMVLADRLIVIEQGTVVQEGTPADIARHPRTDYIAQLVGLNLYKGHADGHTVTLDTGPTITTTEDLQGEVFVAFPPSAVTLFRDHPTGASARNLWHCEVAGLETHGDQIRVDLTGELPLAADLTTPSAAELDLHQGASVWAAVKATQTHSYPT from the coding sequence ATGACCGACTTCATCACCACACCGGACAAGGGCCTCGACGCCCGTCTCATCGTGGACCGCGGCACCTTCCGCCTGGACGTCGAACTGACCGCGGCACCCGGGGACGTCGTCGCCCTGCTCGGCCCCAACGGCGCCGGCAAGACGACAGCGCTGCGCGCCCTGGCGGGCCTGATCCACCTGACGGACGGTCATCTACGCCTGGACGGAACGGAGTTGGACCGTACGCCACCGGAGTCCCGCCCGGTGGGAGTCGTCTTCCAGGACTATCTTCTCTTCCCCCACCTGACCGCGCTCGACAACGTCGGCTTCGGCCCCCGCTGCCAGGGCGCGACCAAGGCGGAGTCCCGCGCCATCGCCGCCGAGTGGCTGGACCGCATGGGCCTCGCCGAGCACGCGGGCGCCAAGCCCCGCAGACTCTCCGGCGGCCAGGCCCAACGCGTCGCCGTGGCAAGGGCGTTGGCGACCCGCCCGCGCCTGCTGCTCCTCGACGAACCCCTGGCAGCCCTTGACGCCCGCACCCGCCTCGACGTACGGGCCCAACTCCGACGCCACCTCGCGGAGTTCGAGGCAGTCGCCGTCCTGGTCACCCACGACCCCCTGGACGCCATGGTGTTGGCCGACCGGCTGATCGTGATCGAGCAGGGCACGGTCGTCCAGGAGGGCACCCCCGCCGACATCGCCCGCCACCCGCGCACGGACTACATCGCCCAACTCGTCGGCCTCAACCTCTACAAGGGCCACGCCGACGGCCACACGGTCACCCTCGACACCGGCCCCACGATCACCACCACGGAGGATCTCCAGGGCGAGGTGTTCGTAGCGTTCCCACCGAGCGCGGTCACTCTCTTCCGGGACCACCCCACCGGCGCCAGCGCCCGCAACCTCTGGCACTGCGAGGTAGCGGGCCTGGAAACCCACGGCGACCAGATCCGCGTAGACCTGACCGGCGAACTCCCCCTGGCAGCCGACCTGACGACACCGTCAGCGGCCGAACTGGACCTACACCAGGGCGCATCGGTCTGGGCCGCCGTCAAGGCAACCCAGACCCACTCATACCCCACCTGA